The Schistocerca gregaria isolate iqSchGreg1 chromosome 2, iqSchGreg1.2, whole genome shotgun sequence genome contains the following window.
ttggagtctctttgcagccattcatagacttcatgttggcAAACCACGATGATCATGTCACCAGGCCAAAATTCTcgttattggtttgaagaacattgtggacatttCGAACGAATGATATGgcgacccagatcgcccgacatgaatctcattgaatgttaatgggacataatcgagaggtgctgcaccggcaacacttggcagttatggATAGCAATAGCAACAGCATGGGACAGtaattctgcaagggacttccagtaCTTGTTGggtcatggcttaatatttctgtaggagatatcctacgacttgttgagtcagtGCTGCACTGCgcggggcaaaaggagatccgacacgatattagggggcATCCAATGACGTTTGTCATCCCAGTGAAAACATTTACATGACGGTGTCGTTTCTACGGTATGTTAAATTCTTGTGACGCCTGACAGACTGTGTACTAGCTGAAGGTCAGTGAGTGACGTGCGGCCGGTCTGCAGGAGCCGATAGCGCGCTACCTGTGTGGGCGTGGCGTGGCGGCTTGCTCGCGCCTCGACAGCGCGGAAGGGCCGCGGCTGCGCGCGCTCTGCTCGCTGCTGCAGTCGTCGCTGTCGGCCGCGGAGCTGCGCGTCTGCTGGCTGCACGACGCCACGCGGCGCTCCCTCACCGACCCGCGCGTCTCCAGCGGCTACCCGTGGCCTCTCTGCCGGTTCGTCGCCTTCCAGAAGAGGCGGCGCGCGATACACTGGCTCAGGGCGGTTGACGGCGCCAAGTTTTCGCTGGAGCAGCTATACGATCAGGTAACGGCACCTTAAGATCTTCCTCCGTGTAAGTCACATAGTTTTATACAACTCATTTACGGTAGAGTCTCATCAGAAATTAAACGACAGTTAAGTTGTGGGGCGGCACGtgcaaaattacaatattttctatTGTACGTTGCACTTCTCAACACAGGctttctaactacaatgttggcaaccagaaagtgattagcaaaaacgtgatgcctgtaattagagttcactgtgcccactctgatggagaataaAAACTGTTGATTactgaagttcattactctgaggatttaggataatgtctgggattcatagaaaatgcagtttactgtaacgattttcactatattctgaaaacgatacagCGTAAAATTCCAGACTAATGATTACCCATATCAGCTATTGCACTATCAGAGCTATTCAGAGTCTATTGCGCAGATcgtattatccctagataacgaaaatGTTGAATAAccgtgtggtgtgcatactgtaagaccttcggtacacacaccatcagattatttgacttgtcgctctaacgaagtagtcgaatgtcagcaatatgtttcgtggtcttatcgtggcgtgtttatcttctgccgttaggtcagacgatataaatgccacttgcaggcttagaatagcagattgacggtgagcaactttaaacggaacatgattaattttcacacacatttattaaaataataacaagcataaaaatgacAACTTGGTTGtggatactatttacaattgacaatctgaagttcttttggtattggtacattaaccttattctcacatatatctctgatacttgacaaaagtgtctatatatttatcttcatggctatgtacaggaatatggtaatcttattaggcgcagactgaaacttgactattgactggtacagacaaatgcagactggtacagactggtgcagactgactaatcggaggtctgtacactcgttataacacctcgcgcgttcatgtatcactgcgcgagtgttatccgcgaagagaaaaggatctacatgagcagcaatgtcattggctgcgttacatattaatacgcggatcggcggaagcagaatttggtccgtctctatggcagcgccatctcgtagtgcggagatggacgagcgctgcgcctgcgctgttgtgcttagcggggcccgctctagtgggaaagttgtgtacgtgctgactacgcggaactacgtacacaacaaatcgttatcgatgtaaatgttcaaactgAATGCTCGCCAAACTCTGATGTTTATACTCATCAAACccacgctagtaatggtagaaagtctgtTCTGCAGCGACCCGTGaatatacgacatacgcaaactgagaataaatcaccaAAGTCGTTCCGTAATTAACACTTTACCTCAATGCAAACTCACTGTCAAGTACACACCGAATTACGTAATACGGCATGCAAGGCTGTTGCtggcaactgcacaaacgcgacgCAGCTTCAGAAACGGAGGGCgtgctgatacgaatctagaagagaactggggccttactctagctcgcacgctcttatttatacaggggtgttacaaaaaggtacggccaaactttcaggaaacattcctcacacatttgtctggaaacgcttacttaccatgttagagctcattttattactgctcttaaaatcacattatcatggaatggaaacacacagcaacatatcgtaccagcgtgacttcaaacactttgttacaggaaatgttcaaaatgtcctccattagcgaggatacacgcatccaccatccgtcgcatggaatccctgatgcgctgatgcagccctggagaatggggtattgtgtcacagccgtccacaatacgagcacgaagaatctctacatttcgtacatggggttgcgtagacaagagctttcaaatgcccccataaatgaaagtcaagagggttgaggccaggagagcgtggaggccatggaattggtccgcctctaccaatccatcggtcaccgaatctgttgttgagaagtgtacaacacttcgactgaaatgtgcatgagctccatcgtccatgaaccacacgTAGTGTCGTactggtaaaggcacatgttctagcagcacaggtagagtatcccgtatgaaatcatgctaacgtactccattgagagtaggtggaagaacgtgaggcccaatcaagacacaccaacaatgcctgcccaaacgttcacagaaaatctgtgttgatgacgtgattgcagaattgcgtgcgcattctcgtcagcccacacatgttgattgtgaaaatttacaatttgatcatcagaatcgtggaggtacagtacatactgacgaaattgaaatgagctctaacatggaaattaagcgtttccggacacatgtccacataacatcttttctttatttgtgtgtgaggaatgtttcctgaaagtttggccgtacctttttgtaacgccctatatagccgcggtgcggacCGCCGAAGGTGCAGCCGACATCTGCCTTGCTGACTAACCACTGGGCCAGCAAAACACCACTTCAAGCTTCTAAATAATTAagtgcttcattcgctgaaggccaatgaagctctcgattcaattgtgcaatcagcacacagggaaGTGTCTGTAACAAAATTCTGATGTGGCTAGGCTAAATAATTTTGGTGAGAGAATTATTTTGTTGTGATGCACGCAGTATATGagttctgaacttgccctttggagagacgatACAGTTATAGTTTTATAGTTACCTTTTTGAAActgctcacatctttgttattatagcgtatctccattctagcTGAATCTAAACATCTTAGCTTTGTCTAAtgacttacttaatctatctttctTCCGaagttttaggacacaaaaacagaaaatgatgaatttcaaactaaatattactttgtgagatccagcattcTGTTTCCCTTAAATCACAATGAAAAAGGAatacgaatataaattttgaaattttatagctccttcctgttgcgccgatgatttttaaGTAAAGCGTTCAAATTTCTAAAACTGTTAAAGTTaccaaactgaaacttaacacattattattttagcatcactcctgacatgctattaactgttcagattatttactttatttttaaagtattgcgcaacattcgtgacgtcatagGTAGTTACAgaagactaggctggcacacagtggaaagcatatgaattctttatggcgtgagtaggctgcttccctacaaagtGTCTGTCTGTTGTTGCACTTTGTGTTtgctcacttcttcttcttcttcttctttcgcttttGCCTTTTCCCACAGTTTTCGCAGCGTCGGCATGGTTACAATGGATGTTGCATGGATAATTtaaaggggtgaccggatgcctttaatgccgccaccccatacactgtgggacggaatcagtgtaccccagatgTCTGTGTCTGGTGGAAACCATGAacgtgttacaaatgtctgcgagACGTGTAATTGAGACGGGCTCTTGGGACCAACTCGgttttcacctagggggatgttgAAAACTGCCTaagaaccacattcaggctggccagcacactggcccaCGTTCTTAATCCGCCAGACGCATTCGATCTGGGCCAGtgtgcctacctgagtccaggaagcagtgcattagcgctctcgcctAACCTGTTGGGTTTGTGTGTTTGCTCACGGCGGACATGTCATTTCAAGTAGCCAATGGCCTCCCGTCATTGATaagaccgattcccgtcagatcaacgaaatTAATCACTTGGCTGGGTGTTCATCCGGGTctcccgagtgctgttggcaagctgcatgcactcagccctagtgaggctAGTTGAGAAGCTaaatgattgagaagtagtggttctggtcacgaaaactgacaaccgaGAGGGGCTGACGATATGCCGCCCCATATCAGCATCcatttgaggatgacatggcgatcgGTCGGTTCTATTGTACCTTCCGAGACCTCTTCGGATGGAGAGATATTTATACACGTGATATCTAAGTGTGTACTTTCCCAGTCCCTGCAGCGTCTATCCAGAAATATTTACTAGTACCGTCGAGATGTCGCAGTTTGCACTGCTAAGTAGGATATCGGTTCGTGATTTCTTCTTATCGTCTTTCTGTAGATTTTAACTGAGATGGTGTTTggcatcagattaaaaaaaaaatctagtctTTAATATACTCGTACTTCCATTACCTTTTCTGCTTTCTTTCTTAATATTTTGAAACCGTACAAGCATTCTAGATAGTTGATCTTCCCATATTTTATACTTCTATGGTAAATAACCTCCTACCTTTCCTTATTTCGCAATTTTATAAATACTTTTATCGTTTAATGCGTCACTTAAAGCTTCCAGATAAATGGGAAGTCCTTCACAAGCCTTTTTTATTTGCATACTTTACCAACAAGATGTTTACTTTCAGCTTTTTCAGTGGTGTAAATGGACAGTTAATAAATTAGTTAGTATCATAAACACCTTTTGGTACTAAATGCGGAACTGCATATTGACTCATCAGagtcggccggggtgaccgagcggttctaggcgctacagtcgcaggttagaatcctgcctcgggcatggatgtgtgtgatgtccttaggttagttaggtttaagtagttctaagttctagggggctgatgacctcagaagttaagtcccatagtgctcagagccattttttttactcatGAGATTGGTAGAGGATTTCGAATATTCTGCTTTGTTTCtcaattaaatttacaaaaattgaaacgccccctttggaaaattatgaattactgtgctcgtaAACTTCTACggtatttgatacagagacagctgagtaaaattgaatgtactcagacagttctctctttacttattctgatcatcactaaactgacacacacaattttttttatcgctacgcaatctgactttcaataatccctacaaaagaatggccctgactatcaacaacgtatacctttcatgaagcacttacttcacaaaaatcttcgtcactctaactactgcaatacggcgagctaaataaatgattctaactactgaaggcactcacTACTTATATGCATAGTTTCgacagagaacaaacagtgtatttactttaataatttatgttcaatgtctgtacaaattgttatagatgctagagttttgagaggttactataagcggacgatctggacgtgtgtccgccagaaaaaggaaatttgtaaagatggaggtcgtgatttgaactacgcatcaaccactgctggcggctcacctccaactgcccaacgctacacaagcgaatattccaacaatgagtccaaccgaccacagactgcacacagcgtagtcagtcagtgattttcatacagagcgctacgtggcgttgccaacataaaaccataaacagcctactttcaaaatAATCTTCGCTAGAGGCGAGAACAAAAAACGGGTAAAATCTCGAAATCACTGGCCGACTGCTGTCTCACTTTCAACGATTATATCCCCAGGGAAATTcagtgtgattccgtgatgatgttacaaactttgtaGGATAGTACAGAAGGATAAATGAATCAATTCGAGTTAAGGGAAAATGATCCAGAAACGACAAAGTCTAAAGTTATAATCGAATATCGTTCTAATACCTCCTACAATTAAATGCATGTAGTCAAACTCTACGGTAAACAATTTTCCGAGGTgacagtgtggaccaaaacaaccaAAGAATTTCTAGCATACatgtgttctaaaatgcataccttaaaagctatgagcacttgttccccTCCGATACTGAGCAACACATTTTGGTCTAAATTACCTCCTCCGGAAATGCACTGAAAGCGATGTGTTTTACAGtctcgaagacgaacaagtgctcattgctcttaaggtatgcattttcgaacaCATATGTACTAGGcatctttttcttattttggtgcgCACTAGCACTCTACTGAATTTCCTGGGGTGGTCAGGAATTTGAAATTATAAGTGCCATGTGGTGATAGTTATAGTACGAATAGCTGGCGTTGTGCACCAAAGAGTAATCAAATGCATTCTGTTGCAATATATTCCGTGGACATTCGAATTTCTGTGAGCGAGATTACTTTTTTTCGTCTCATTGTGTTCTTGGACTCGAAGAAAGAAAGAACGATTGTCTGAGGCTCATCTTGCTGTAACGGTTTATGTAAGTTGTAAACGAAATTAAGATATAGTTGTTCATGACTTAAAATTTGTGCGCGGCATGTAATGATTTGTAAAGCTTAACTATTAGTGTCCTGAGTAGACGTGGCCTTAACAGAACATTGACCATTGTTAGGCGCCAtactagaaaataattattttccttCAACTCATCTTCGGGACTTGCCGCCGGGTAAGACactaaacttcctttcagattctaCAAGTTATGCGGCCGCtacgaataatttaatatatttcatatcAGATATTTTCAAGGTTGCGAGATAACGTCCCAGACATAAAGGCGTGGTCATAGGATTCAagttctagtataagatttcaTCTGCAAAAGTTTACGCTTGTCTTGTATTGGTATTCGAGACGACACCACGATATGGAGTTACGGGTTTCATTAAATCACATTTAACTGACCTATGAAATATTATCAGGTGCTATAAGCACACAAGTCTTAACTATAGTTttgatatgtgttgttgttgttgtggtcttcagtcctcagactggtttgatgcagctctccatgctactctctcctgtgcaagcttcttcatctcccagtacctactgcaacctacatccttctgaatctgcttagtgtagtcatctcttggtctccctctacgattttttccctccacgctgccctccaatactaatttggtgatcccttgatgcctcagaacatgtcctaccaaccgccccttcttttggtcaagttgtgccacaaacttctcttcttcccaatccgattcaatacttcctcattagttatgtgatctacccatctaatcttcagcattcttctgtagcaccacatttcgaaagcttctattttcttcttgtccaaactatttatcgtccatgattcacttccatacatggctacactccaaacaaatactttcagaaatgacttcctcacacttaaatctatgctcgatgttaacaaatttctcttcttcacaaacgctttccttgccattgccagtccacattttatatcctctctacttcgaccaacatcagttattttgcttcgcaaatagcaaaactcccttactactttaagtgtcttatttcctaatctaataccctcagcatcacccgacttaattcgactacattccattatcctcgttttgcttttgttgatgttcatattatatcctccttccaagacactgtccattccattcaactgctcttccaagtcctttgccctctctgacagaattacaatgtcatcggcgaacctcaaagtttttatttcttctccctgggttttaatacctactccgaatttttcttttgttccctttaccgcttgctcaatatacagattgaataacatcggggagagacgacaaccctgtctcactcccttcccaaccactgcctccctttcatgtccctcgactctaataactgccatctggtttctgtacaaagtgtaaatagcctttcgctccctgtattttacccctgccaccttcagaatttgaaagagagtattccagtcaacattgtcaaaagctttctctaagtctacaaatgctagaaacataggtttgcccttccttaatgtagcttctaagatacgtcgaaggtcagtagtgcctcacgtgttccaacatttctacggaatccaaactgatcatccccgaggtcggcttctactagtttttccattcgtctgtaaagaattcgcgttagtattttgcagctgtgacttattaaactgatagttcagtaattttcacatctgtagtacctgcttctttgggattgaaattattacattcttcttgaagtctgagggtatttcgcctgtctcatacatcttgctcaccagatggaagagttttgtcaggactggctctcccaagatcgtcagtagttccaatgtaatgttgtctactcatggagccttgtttcgactcaggtctttcagtgctctgtcaaactcttcaagcagggtcgtacctcccatttcatcttcatctacatcctcttccacttccataatattgtcctcaagtacattgcccttgtatagaccctctatatgctccttccacctttcagctttcccttctttgcttagaactgggtttccatctgagctctttatgctcatacaagtggttctcttatgtccaaaggtctctttaatttccctgtaggcagtatctatcttacccctagtgagataagcctctacagccttacatttgtcctctagccatcccttcttagccattttgcacttcctgtcgatctcatttttgagacgtttgtattcctttttgcctgcttcatttactgcatttttatattttctcctttcatcaatcaaattcaatatttcttctgttacccaaggatttctattagccctcgtctttttacctagttgattctctgctgccttcactacttcatccctcaatgctacccattcttgttctactgtatttctttccctcattcctgtcaattgctcccttatgctctccctaaaactctgttcagcctctggttctttttgtctatccatgtcccatctctttaaattcccatctttttgcagtttcttcagttttaatctaccgttcataaccaatagattgtggtcagagtccacatctgccaatggaaatgtcttacaatttagaacctggttgctaaatctctgtcttactattatataatctatctgaaacctgtcagtatctccaggcttcttccatgtatacagccttcttttatgattcttgaaccaagtgttagctatgattaagttatgctctgtacaaaattctaccaggcggcttcctctttcatttctttgcccccgtccatattcacctactacgtttcattctctcccttttcctactaccgaattccagtcacccatgactattaacttttcgtcacccttcactatctgaatagtttcttttatttgatctttttttttggtcatcagtctaatgactggtttgatgcggcccgccacgaattcctttcctgtgctaacctcttcatctcagagtagcacttgcaacctacgtcctcaattgtttgcttgacgtattcatatctctgtcttcctctacagtttttgccctctactgctccctctagtaccatgaaagtcattccctcatgtcttagcagatgtcctatcatcctgtctcttctccttatcagtgttttccacatattcctttcctctccgattctgcgtagaacctcctcattccttaccttataagtcgacctaattttcagcattcgtctatagcaccacatctcaaatgcttcgattctcttctgttccggttttcccacagtccatgtttcactaccatacaatgctgtactccagacgttcatcctcagaaatttcttcctcaaattaaggccggtatttgatattagtagacctctcttggccagaaatgccttttttgccatagcgagtctgcttttgatgtcctccttgcttcgtccgtcattggttattttacttcctaggtagcagaattccttaacttcattgacttcgtgaccatcaatcctgatgttaagtttctcgctgttctcatttctactacttctcattaccttcgtctttctccgatttactctttaaccatactgtgtactcattagtctgttcattccgttcagaatatcatttaattcttattcactttcactcaggatagcaatgtcatcagcgaatcgtatcattgatatcctttcaccttgtattttaattccactcctgaccctttcttttatttccatcattgcttcctcgatgtacagattgaagagaaggggcgaaaggctacatccttgtcttacccccttcttaatacgagcacttcgttcttgatcgtccactcttattattccgtcttggttgttgtacatattgtatatgacccttctctccttatagcttaccctacttttttcagtatctcgaacagcttgcaccattttatattatcggacgctttttccaggtcgacaaatcctacgaacgtgtcttgatttttctttagccttgcttccattattagccgtaacgtcagaattgcctctctcgtgcctttacttttcctaaagccaaactgatcgtcacctagcgcattatcaattttcttttccattcttctgtatattattcttgtaagcagcttcgatgcatgagctgtgaagttgattgtgcgataattctcgcacttgtcaggtcttgccgccttcggaattctgtggatgatgcttttccgaaagtcagatggtatgtcaccatactcatgtattctacacaccaacgtgaatagtcgttttgttgccacatcccctaatgattttagaaattctgatggaatgttatctatcccttctgccttatttgaccgtaagtcctccaaagctctcttaaatttcgattctaatactggatcccctatctcttctaaatcgactcctgtttcttcctctatcacatcagacaaatcttcaccctcatagaggctttcaatgtattctttccacctatctgctctctcctctgcatttatcagtggaattcccgttgcactcttaatgttaccatcgttgcttttaatgtcaccaaaggttgttttgactttcctgtatgctgagtatgtccttccgagaatcatatctttttcgatgtcttcacatttttcctgcagccatttcgtcttagcttccgtacgcttgctatttatttcattactcagcgacttgtatttctgtattcctgattttcccggaacatgtttgtacttcctcctatcatccatcaactgaagtatttcttgtgttacccatggtttcttcgcagctaccttctatgtacctatgttttccttcccaacttctgtgatggcacctttttagagacgtccattcctcttcaactgtgttgcctactgcgctattccttattgctgtatctatagcgttagagaacttcaaacgtatttcgtcattccttagaacttccgtatcccacttcttagcgtattgattgttcctgactaatgtcttgaacttcagcctactcttcactaccatattgtgatctgggtctatatatgctcctgggtacgccttacaatccagtatctgatttcggaatctctgtctgaccatgatgtaatctaattgaaaccttcccgtatctcccggctttttccacgtatacctcctcctcttgtgattcttgaacagggtattcgctattactagctgaaacttgttacagaactcaattagtctttctcctctttcattccatgtcccaagcccatattctcctgtaacctattcttctactccttcccctaaaactccattccagtcgcccatgactattagattttcgtccccatttacatactgcatttccctttcaacatcctcatacactctctctatctattcatcttcagcttgcgacgtcggcatgtatacctgaactatcgttgtcggtgttggtctgctgtcgattctgattagaacaacccggtcactgaactgttcacagtaacacaccctctgcgctaccttcctattcataacgaatcctacacctgttataccattttctgttgctgttgatattacccgatactcatctgaccagaaatccttgtgttccttccacttcacttcactgacccctacaatatctagattgagcctttgcatttccctttacagattttctagtttccctaccacgttcaagcttctgacattccacgccccgactcgtagaacattatcctttcgttgattattcaatctttttctcatggtaacctccccctttgcagtcccctcccggagatccgaatgggggactattccggaatcttttgccaatggagagatcatcatgacactttttcaactacaggccacatgtcctgcggatacacgttacgtgtctttaatgctgtggtttccattcccttctgcatcctcatgtcgttgatcattgctggttcttccgccttttggggcaatgtcccaccccaaggacaagagagtgccctgaacctctatccgctcctccgcatttctttgacaaggccgttggcag
Protein-coding sequences here:
- the LOC126336084 gene encoding metaxin-2-like; translation: MQEQMRLGDVKALSKQFRAVSVVRTRLTLRDVSLYVQKDTQDLPLPETAECLAANALLRICGLRFDLCEKHNTEYMSPSGRAPFVKCGSDIVSEMEPIARYLCGRGVAACSRLDSAEGPRLRALCSLLQSSLSAAELRVCWLHDATRRSLTDPRVSSGYPWPLCRFVAFQKRRRAIHWLRAVDGAKFSLEQLYDQVTAP